The genomic stretch ttatttcaggtACTTAGTACTTACCTACAACAGGAGGATCATTAAACAtttcatagtataaaaaatctGTGATATTATTACTTTCATAATACCACCAGTTTTTATACTTTGTCAAAATTCTACAATATCTCATATTTGAGCATAATACCAAGTCCAACATacacattgtataaaatatacagtttaaaaaaaataatgcaattatttcatcataattattaaaattttgtcaatttactattattatgCTAAAACATTAAAGATCATGAATATATAACTAATATTGTGCCTATAAAACTATTAAGTAGGGTCTGATTGCAGAGGTCTAACCAGTTTAATTTCAACCTTCACCATGTCATCTCCCTTATTCATTTCCACTTGTAGTGTAGAAAACACACTAATGGTTTGTTTGACTTGAGGTAGATCATCTGTGGCTTTCCATGTCAATTCCATCTTGGATAATTTCATGCCTGcatcattttttatacatttatattccCCGGGGAaatcctgaaatatttaaaatatttgaatataaaaaaacttctttttgtttaacataaaaattaattaaaaataagtacttatagCTAGAAATAAGAGACACATTTGAAGTTtagaagaaaaattaaaacaaactagAAATGATTAGAAATGCATTAAATTCAAGTACAATGCAAGCACAACTGACCACAACTGCTGTACCGCGCCTTAGCTCCTCGCGAAGCGAGGCGGGGAAGAGTGCCGACCGTTCTGTTTCTTTCTTACTTCTAATTCGTGCTCTTTCTTACCTGGTCCCCGCCTCACCGCACATACCTACAGGTGAAGCGGTTGCGGTTAAGCTATAAGCAATCCAtcttaaaatatgaatgtCAATGACCTCTAGTATGTGTGtaatttgatttgataaaatatattggtcCAAGAGCCCAGGGCCCCCAGACCTTACTTATTTTCTGAGTAACGAAAAGTATCGTACAGAGTAGTGTTAGAGTTATACTCTGAAGGTATGCATACTTGCTAGCTTGGGCCGACGGCCAATTCACAGGTACCAGGTGCtaaaagtacataaaaatattggtcACTTTTCTTAAATTCTGAGAgctgatttttatatatgtatattttaaaaaattgtattaaaaattaaatattaatattcccAGACGGTTTTGGTCGGCGGTAATTTCCGCCAGACGCTTTAAAgtctgcaaaaaaaaataacgtagGTAAGTTTACTTACAGTCTGAGtcttgatttttatatattagaccGGACTCTCAGTGGAgtttcgtttgcaaaaatagcggacctaaatctgacttctgatatatattgtatagatcccagacatcctatagacagatgttgccaaccagttttgtggtccccctctccccaccccggtaattaaatatggcatacaaagaaaaaaataaaaatttccaaaacttgccgtgtggggtatcaaatgaaagagcttattgagtagatcacgaatatatagcatactataacatttcttacactttctctaagattttttagaaaatttacgaaaatgctccatttttgagttaactttaaaccactatagattgaaaactcatgaatatattttttaaattattattttaaataattaacaatagtccaTTGTTTACGATTCAATAGTTCGTACAGTGAAATAGTTGCATGGGGGAGTGGGGGGAGCATTCAAAGATGGCGAGtatattttcaagtttatgccagaaataaaggcctaatacaaaaatatcggtGGCAGGGCTTAGAATAATTATCTCTGCAATATGGCAGAACATTCTTGAATCAGCCTCTGTGTGATTAGATTTCAAATCGGTAACTTCAGTGAAAGTTGCGCCttgcaatttaaaacattttgtggGGTCATCAAATCCACCACATACATATAGCTCACTTATTACAAACTATTGAATCGTACTATCGtgactattgttaattatttaaaataataatttaaaaaatatatacatgagttttcaatctatagtggtttaaagttaactcaaaaatggagcattttcgtaaattttctaaaaaatcttagagaaagtgtaagaaatgttatagtatgctatatattcgtgatctactcaataagctctttcatttgatatcccacacggcatgttttggaaatttttatttttttctttgtatgccatatttaattaccggggtggggggagggggaccacaaaactggttggcaacatctgtctataggatgtctgggatctatacaatatatatcagaagtcagatttaggtccgctatttttgcaaacgaacATCTCCTTGGAGCCTGCTCTATATGATATTCTAGAAACTATTTTAACACTATTTCTATGCAGCCAGACAAATCCTAGGGGCCAAATATCCCCCAGACATATTTAAAATCTCGTCATGAGTATTAACGCGCACATAATGTTTTCGCGGTTTTATATCACAGGCCCATTGAATTTATGTTTTAGTTCAGTCTTGTAAATTTATACACTAAATTAAggtttagttaataataataaaaccatATTTTAGTGCccaattacaaattataaatttcagtACGATAGAAATTATTAAGTTATGAATGGAAAGGTTCGTACGAAaagtaactaaaaattaattttgttactaGCATTTTAacctgtaaaaatatttatttgtatttttctaCAAAACATAGAGAAATATGTAGAGCATACAcatacatttacataatataaattctattGTAAATACCAActggttaaaaataatatttgaatataagtaaaaatatggaGCTTTCTCTATGTTTTGTagaaaaatactaataaatatattttacaggaTAAAATGCtagtaacaaaattaatttttttgttacttttcgTACGAACATTTCCATTCATAACTTAATAATTTCTATCATAATAAACATCCTCTCAACTAAACTCGAGATCACGAAGGGATccgaataaattaattttacgagAGAACCCTCGTATCGTCAAATACAGGGAAAGTTGCGTGGGGATGGccgttaaaatattcaatcatCTGCCAAATAACTTAAAGACGtgtaatgattataaatttagaaaacatCTTCTTATTTGGcttaatgaaaaaaacttCTATACCATAAAGGAGTTCATGGAAAGTTCAACCCGAACAGACCATTAACTCCTTTatggtacctaattatttttgcatgcttgtattggctgaacatgtttgtgctttattaatataattgtatcaccattgaataccatgtttaaagcaaaataaagattttatttatttatttatttatatatcatactgaaatttataatttgtaattggGCACTAAAATatggttttattattattaactaaaccTTAATTTAGTGTATAAATTTACAAGACTGAACTAAAACATAAATTCAATGGGCCTGTGATATAAAACCGCGAAAACATTATGTGCGCGTTAATACTCATGACGAGATTTTAAATATGTCTGGGGGATATTTGGCCCCTAGGATTTGTCTGGCTGCATAGAAATAGTGTTAAAATAGTTTCTAGAATATCATATTTCAAAATCAAGACTCAGACTGTAAGTAAActtacgttattttttttgcagACTTTAAAGCGTCTGGCGGAAATTACCGCCGACCAAAACTGTCTgggaatattaatatttaatttttaatacaattttttaaaatatatataaaaatcagcTCTCAGAATTTAAGAAAAGTgaccaatatttttatgtaccttTAGCACCTGGTACCTGTGAATTGGCCGTCGGCCCAAGCTAGCAAGTATGCATACCTTCAGAGTATACTCTAACACTACTCTGTACGATACTTTTCGTTACTCAGAAAATAAGTAAGGTCTGGGGGCCCTGGGCTCTTACTCTATATTGTTTACTTAGCAATcctttttgcatattttggataaaagtttattttgcctgactacataaaatttaaatacgaaTGAAATGACGCAGTATCGATCCTATCATTAGTTATAAGGCGCGGTACAGCAGTTGTGGTCAAGctagttaaattttttttcttaaaaaggtgatcaaattaaaatcagtcttacattattgaaaaatattcttcTGTTTAGGCTCATAGCAACGATAATGACATCTATGTACTTTTCTCGAACTTCAACAACAACTGCTTCGGTTGTCACAGGAGAATGCATCGCAATATATTTCAGAATATATAATTCTGTAGATAATTCGCCAGCTTTTTTAgcattgtatttttgtttattgcattGTGCGGCAACCATTCTGACTTTGTCGACTTCCCACTTGGGCACATCTCtgtatttaatactagctgatAATAACCTGAAAAGAGTCAAATGTAATCTTAAAGcataatatatatcatcacgctaagaccaacaggagcggagcaacgcgggtaaaaccgcggggcacagctagttttttttttattattggtaatagaaataattaagCATCCACCACTGTATATAACttacgataataatatttatatttcttttgtaGTAAACTGTATCTAAATGTCATGGATTATAAaggctaaataaataaataaataaataaataaaaacaatgtcatgtattattcaatattgatTTTATCTTACCTATGAACCATTATATCGGCATATCTCCTAATGGGACTTGTAAAATGTGTATATAATGGAACATTCAACGCATAATGATGGAAGTCTTCTTCATATCCACCAGCACAAAAATATTTCGCTCTTGCCATTGGTTTTGTACACAACATACTTAAAACCATTGCTTTTCCTTTATCAGTGTTAGAGGGACCTACATATGGTAGAAGTGACCTTTGCAAATCACCAGCAGATGATATCTCAATGTCTATGCCCATGGGTTTCAGAGATTTTTCCAACTGGCGCAACATGTAACCGCTTGGTTCTGGATGACATCTTAGAAATGCTAATCGAGGATAATCTTCGTATATTCTTTGAGCAACAGACATATTTGCAAGTAACATAAATTCCTCAATCAGCTGATGGCTTTCTTTACTTTCATAAATCCAAAAAGACTCAGGCATTCCATCTTTAGGGCTCAAGTGGAAGGATACTTTGGGTTGATCAATTCTAAGTGCCCCACCTTCGAATCGTCGCCTCCTTAAAATAGATGCTATCTTACCCAAATTTCTTATTGTTTCCTTCACATCTGCATGTTTAAAGTCATTGTACATTTCTGGCAAGTTTAATTCAGCATCATCTTTATTTTCAAGGACAGCCTGTGCATGTTCATAAGCAAGCTGACAACAAGAATGAATAATAGTTTTACTAAATCTTGTACTCAAAACTTGAGCATCATCTGTTATCTCccaaaatatagaaaaagcAAGTTTATCTACTCCAGGAAATAAAGAACAAAGCATACAAAGTTCATCAGGTAACATGTGGTATGCTTTTTCAACCATATACACTGTAGTTGCCTTTTCAGCAACTTTTTCATCAAGTATAGTGTTTTCTGTTAAGAAATGTGATACATCAGATATATGCACACCTATTTCGTAATTACCATTTTCCAGGACCCTACATGAAACAGCATCATCAATATCACGGCAGTTATGGGGGTCAATACTGAAAATACATAACTTTCGACAATCTTCTCTCAATTTAATTTCCTCTTCTGGTATAACATAATCTAGGTGAGGATACAAATGCCTGACTTCTGAACCAAAAGGTGTGACATCTAAGTCAGTTTGTGCTAAAATTGCTTTTGTTTCTGATTGCATGTCTCCTGACACACCAATGTTGCACACTATTTTACCTATAGCAAATCTTGTATCAAACCACTCTATTATTTTGGCTAGAAAGAGTGTATTTTCGTAGCTTTTTgaatcattataaaaattatctggCCAATATGTGCAGGGTACATTTAATCTAGGCATTCTAAAATCCCTAGGAACTAGAAGAGCCCTTTGTCTATTTTTATCTGGCATCAACTTTAATGTTCCAATGCAATTGCGTAAATGGACTCTTTCCTTTATATACACAACTTTGCCTTTTTTTTGCTTGTTTTCATCTGTATTTTCTTCTGAGTCAGTGTCAATGAATTGAACAATTACAACATCACCTTCAAGGGCACgatttctattttttactCCTTCTATTAAAACATCTTGCTCACTACGATCATGACTTGAAACATATGCATGTTGAAATTGCTTTGGATTAATACGTAACACTCCTTCCAAAAGTGTGTTATTTTCCAAGCCTTGTTCCACATCTTCTTGTGacatataattttcaaatttttgatCAGAACTCTTTTGGTCTTTTTTACCATTTGTACGGTTTGGGGTGACTTGTTGGGAAgacatgttttttatttcattaaaatacataGCATTGATGGGTCCATAATGCATATTTCTctgcatattaaaatttctGCCCACATTTACTGAGTGATTTAATAAAGGGTGTTGCATGACGTTTTGCATAAATTTTGGAGAATGTAAATTTGATTGAATATATGGTGAATTTGGAAAACTGATAGGGCTAAGATGCATGTTTCCAGGTACTGACGGAGAGTTTGGAGCACTTGATGTCTGTctataatgattaaataattGCTGGGAAGTAATATTTTGCGCAAATTGGAACTGCGGATGATGTGAGAGGTTTTCTAGATACCTGGCATTTGCTGTAGCATATAATGGGATGACTTGTTGTACAAAGTAATCATTTACCGTATTAGTTCGCTGTGAATTCGCGTGATCTTGCTTTTTGGAAGAAACATGCAACTGAGACAATCCCTCATTTATTGTTTTCGATACatctttattctttttttttacaatattttttgtgtccTGTACACCTTTGCCTTGAGATTTCGATACTTGATTTGTAACTTCTTGCGAAGTAGATGGACGTAATTCAAGGGACTCACCGTTTCCTGGAGTGAATCTTGCTTCAGGGTTTGAGTGCAAACTTACATTTGGTGAAGGTATTtgtaatttctttaatttttcacGCTTACGggcatttttcttttttggcgTTCCCACATTATTTTGCAATTTTGTATCAGCACTCACAGCATTACTTTCACTTGTATTGTTCTTAGGATTGATTTGTGTTGTGTTGTCTTGAAGTTCATTGTTATCACTTCCATTCGTGCTCATTTCGTCGCAGGAAGTTTGATGTTTCGATGTTGGTTTACTAGCATCATTTAAAGTAACAGCTGGAGGAGAAGATGTGGATAGCATAATCAGtgaaactattttaatttaaaactgtatAATTTGTCGTCAAAAATACATGTACAGCTGTACTTGTGCTAAATAGTAAACAGACAGAATCTTTGGACAGAATCTATAAAGTTAAATCATAGATTATAGAgaacttattaatttttaaaagttccTCAGTCATGTTACagcttaaaaaatacaattttaaaacaaatcacCGACGATTTATAgtgataattaaattatattattttatatcattcgAGGTAAATCTCGTAAGAACTCTTTTAAAGCAATAGCAGATTCATCAATAACTAACAAGTGAATTAGTGAATTCATTAGGATGttcagtttatttaaaaacttctaCGCTAAGCCTTTTCAACAATTTCTCatgaaaataagttttaaaagatGATCGCCCTATGTTCGAATTTGGCCAAACGCCTTGTAATGTTCCGGGTAGCATTGTACAGTGACTCTACACCTTACTACACcgatagtattatattatctgtgactGTACTGCTGTTGTCTGTCGCCACAGAGcaagaaatatattatctgtcGCTTGACGGCCTGTCAATTATTGTCATTACTCATTATTTGCCATTTGTCTAGATCGTGCATTGCACAGAGTACCTACATTGAATATACGGGTGCATTGCTTTGTGTCGTGCATGAGAGGGAGAAGTGAGAAcgaaataattcatattttcattattttgtacttGAGAGAATTTCgcacattgttttatttagatGAGAAGTGTTATTGAAGTTTGTTTGAGGAGTAAGCGtgaattttaaatctatattataacgAATTAAAAAACTAATGTTTATTTAGGGTTGTGTTAAATTTCGAAGAAAAAGAATGAAGTTAATAACACATAACATGCTTACTTCGAAATGTTTAAAAGGTGTAGTTACTGGGTATCCACTTGCTATAAATGcaactaatattaaaataacagaaGTCGATTTCAATCCTGAATTTATTTCTCGCATTATACCTAAACTAGATTGGGAAGTTCTGTGGAGAGCAGCCGACAGTATTGGACACAGTGATGGCCTTCCTCAAACAGTTGAACCAAAGTTTGAAGAAAATAgtgaattcttaaaaaaggTTCACAAAGTTTTACttgaaatagaaatagaagaagGGAATTTAGTTTGTCCAGAATCAGGCAGAAAATTTCCAATATCAAAAGGGATACCAAATATGTTACTTACTGAAGCTGAAGTgcaataaatatgatttaagttaaatttataaaatttttatttattaaaaatccgTCAATAACCAATTTACTTTACCTTTACCTCACACTATAGTTTAAAccctattaaaataatagaatatttttcaacaaactgttattaaaatagCAATGTtgcagtttttaataatatagtaccTTCAAGATGGAtattttccaaaaagtaaaaatatttgattgtttCTGTTTTCAAATGCCTTTACTGTTCTAGTAATATATTCTTCactgaaaatgtataattgttCTTTCTTTATGGTAAAATACCTAACGAATTTTTctaaattgtattgtttgttAATCCTTATTAATtgcttaaacaacaaaatattagtattattaaGTAGCTACCACTATCTATcttctattattattgctCTCACAGATTTGTCACCATCAATAATAGTTTATATTcccttatttttaatacattccCTAtcaattgattataatattatacactatCCATTTAaattaccaaaaaatataactcaAAATCTGGCAAAAACATTTGATAACTTACTAAGAAATTGCACATAGGTAATACAAATTTGTctgcaatattattataattagtgataataaaatatgtcctATGGTCTGGATTTGTATTAAATCTACTTTTTACAGCCATAGGCTTTAGGTGGGTTTTTTATTCTTCTAATGTGTTATAGAtacttctaatattataaagctgaaggaTTTGAAATCTCAGagaatctcaggaactactggtccgatttaaagaattctttcggttttagagagcccatttatcaagaaaggtttataggctatatattatcatcatgctaagaccaacaagagcagagcaatgcgCCCGAGGGGCACagaaagtattaaataaaactcaaaaatactTTGATAATCATTTAATcaacaataaattaacataatattgtacataACTGTTTGGTGGTTCTCTAAAGTTATGAGAATATGTCCAACATAAAAAATTCATCTATATCAatctaaaatttaaagttcATCCACATATGGCACAAATGCAAGGTTGCCAGCAGCTCCCATGGACATCTTGTTCCTTGTTGCATTTGAAAGGGCctggaaaattaaaaaaaaaattaaatgttacttaaaatttttacaatattaatactAAACTAAAACCATCAATTTGACTGAACACATGGGATAGCATAGATTTGCATATACATAGTATGTGCAATAACCTATATAAAGCTGACCTTAAAATTTGTAGActagtcctactaatattataaatgcgaaagtttgtatggatgtatggatgtttgttactctttcacgtaaaaactactgaaccgattacaatgaaaggGCATTGAAACTTTCTGGCATATCAACCcggccgccattttgattttttttcaaaatcgcggcgCACGATTAAAGTTGTATGCATGGATAGAGGATacatagacaaacaaaaaatgtctaataacatagtaccctaaagcgtcacattaccgagatatttggaggtaaatattcacttatgAGTACAACgacaaacactaaaaattgACTTATTACGTGtctatatgcataatattatatccaaaTAATCACTCCcaggtagattattattaattaaccgtttatttgaagaaagtaggtacattcattacataaaaacatacatacttacataaaaatgtaagtaatgtaatgaatacctaatttcttcctgtaataataataatctacctgGGAGTGATTATTTGGAGACCTTATAACATAGTTGTTatgagacattttttgttcgtctatgtgtcctctatccatacataccactttaatcgtgcgccgcgattttgaaaaaaaatcaaaatggcggcagGTCGATATGCCAGCGTCCatacaaaaagtttcaaacccctttagcacacatatagagggtaacttggattaacacataggatagtttttatcccggaaattccacgggaacgggaactatgcgggttttcctttgcaaacgcgggcgaagccgcgggcggaaatctagtattaaataatttttaatctcaactttcttttttatacaGTATTATACACACAACTACAATATGCATATTGCAAtttccatatattttattccaccAAACTGTTcacgataataatataattttaaatcaatgaTAATATCACTTCACACattgtacaaaacaaacaTCCAAATCCAATAAACAATGACATACCTGTGATACATCACTGTTGGAAATCTGGTCAATCTCAGCAGCCAACTCAATGGGGGACTTAACAATTCCTGTGTACAGGCCTTGCGCCGCCAAAGACTCTACGAGGAGGGAGCCTTGGTCGGCTTCACTCAATACTTGGAGTTTAAGCTGGTTCTTGCCGGCCTTGATGGCGTCAGCTGACAGAGATGGGTTCTTGAGGAACTGGCCTACTGCTTTGACAGCCTAAAAtggaattatattatttgacatttacaaaaaaaggggcgtgtgtgccgagcacacgtgtcataaatgaaaatattttggcaagactcaaagataccaaaatcgttaaCTCCATGACACGACCTTGAATTTTTACTCTatgcgcctaaagaagtttcacttttaaaaattgttttgtaacACTTACTTGTTCATACATGAGTATATTATTCTGATGTGATACAATCTCTGAAGAACATTTTTTGGCTAGATTGTTGTCATATTAATAgtgtaaacataaaatttcgAAACTTAAAAGagttatttaaacatttataacttACAGCGTTGGCCTCATCCTTGGGGACGGAAAGCATGACTCCAAATAATCCATTGTCGGAGTATGAAACATTGAAGCCGGCGGCCGCGAAAGGACCAACATTGCCGATCGCCTTAGCTAGTGGGGAGTTGTCGCTTCCCCATTTTGTCACTGGACCATTGCCAAGAGCTGcgcaaaaatgaaatatttttaatgacaatatttttataaaatttattttattcatacataaatattatatagaacaCGTAATATAGCTTTGTGTTTGactgtttaattataatttttgttcaaAATATGGAGCACATttacaaatttcataaatattatgcaataagtgcatagtaaataatattttattatattataatattgttttaaacaaaaataatatattttaatgatctGTAGCTACATTGTCTTGCTTACTTGTATATTTTCTCCAAACCAAAGCAAGACAtacttgataaaatataaaagttgaAATTCAAAACATACCCTTAGCAGCAACGGCAAGAGCCAGGCTTTGTTTAGAACCAGCCGGTGCACCTTGGACAGCGAGAGCTACATGAGCTAAATCACCACCCATTTCTTTCctaaaataagatttattttttccagaaaaaTTGTTCATAACCTTATATTATGGCCAAAAGACTAAAGACAGAACAAAAAATGATTACTTACTGTAAGTAAATGTATAGTTAATGGATGAATgacattaaatataaaataagcttaaattagttaaaataaacatgcTATGATAGAGtcaattaaagtaaaaaatatatttttttttattatacagagTAATTAGTCTATTAgaagtaacaaaaaacaagTCTAAAGGAGATggttaacattaataatttaatataca from Colias croceus chromosome 9, ilColCroc2.1 encodes the following:
- the LOC123694290 gene encoding DIS3-like exonuclease 2; this translates as MLSTSSPPAVTLNDASKPTSKHQTSCDEMSTNGSDNNELQDNTTQINPKNNTSESNAVSADTKLQNNVGTPKKKNARKREKLKKLQIPSPNVSLHSNPEARFTPGNGESLELRPSTSQEVTNQVSKSQGKGVQDTKNIVKKKNKDVSKTINEGLSQLHVSSKKQDHANSQRTNTVNDYFVQQVIPLYATANARYLENLSHHPQFQFAQNITSQQLFNHYRQTSSAPNSPSVPGNMHLSPISFPNSPYIQSNLHSPKFMQNVMQHPLLNHSVNVGRNFNMQRNMHYGPINAMYFNEIKNMSSQQVTPNRTNGKKDQKSSDQKFENYMSQEDVEQGLENNTLLEGVLRINPKQFQHAYVSSHDRSEQDVLIEGVKNRNRALEGDVVIVQFIDTDSEENTDENKQKKGKVVYIKERVHLRNCIGTLKLMPDKNRQRALLVPRDFRMPRLNVPCTYWPDNFYNDSKSYENTLFLAKIIEWFDTRFAIGKIVCNIGVSGDMQSETKAILAQTDLDVTPFGSEVRHLYPHLDYVIPEEEIKLREDCRKLCIFSIDPHNCRDIDDAVSCRVLENGNYEIGVHISDVSHFLTENTILDEKVAEKATTVYMVEKAYHMLPDELCMLCSLFPGVDKLAFSIFWEITDDAQVLSTRFSKTIIHSCCQLAYEHAQAVLENKDDAELNLPEMYNDFKHADVKETIRNLGKIASILRRRRFEGGALRIDQPKVSFHLSPKDGMPESFWIYESKESHQLIEEFMLLANMSVAQRIYEDYPRLAFLRCHPEPSGYMLRQLEKSLKPMGIDIEISSAGDLQRSLLPYVGPSNTDKGKAMVLSMLCTKPMARAKYFCAGGYEEDFHHYALNVPLYTHFTSPIRRYADIMVHRLLSASIKYRDVPKWEVDKVRMVAAQCNKQKYNAKKAGELSTELYILKYIAMHSPVTTEAVVVEVREKYIDVIIVAMSLNRRIFFNNDFPGEYKCIKNDAGMKLSKMELTWKATDDLPQVKQTISVFSTLQVEMNKGDDMVKVEIKLVRPLQSDPT
- the LOC123694311 gene encoding multifunctional methyltransferase subunit TRM112-like protein; its protein translation is MKLITHNMLTSKCLKGVVTGYPLAINATNIKITEVDFNPEFISRIIPKLDWEVLWRAADSIGHSDGLPQTVEPKFEENSEFLKKVHKVLLEIEIEEGNLVCPESGRKFPISKGIPNMLLTEAEVQ